The following are encoded together in the Drosophila takahashii strain IR98-3 E-12201 chromosome X, DtakHiC1v2, whole genome shotgun sequence genome:
- the LOC108063782 gene encoding RNA-binding motif, single-stranded-interacting protein 1 has product MSETVMAGILLANGPTRLKSRILVRNLPPNCSRVELAKVCECFGKILGSRIDGTEGFVQFASESEAENAIEALDKSYFKSHLLDVSNASYRSQKERTQDLPLALSLKSANARHL; this is encoded by the coding sequence ATGTCTGAAACGGTTATGGCTGGCATTTTACTTGCAAATGGCCCGACTCGCCTGAAGAGCAGGATCCTTGTGCGAAACCTTCCGCCGAATTGCAGCCGCGTAGAGCTGGCTAAAGTGTGCGAATGTTTTGGCAAAATTCTTGGCTCGCGGATCGATGGAACCGAGGGCTTTGTTCAGTTTGCCAGCGAGAGTGAGGCCGAGAACGCCATCGAGGCACTGGACAAATCCTACTTCAAATCGCACCTCCTCGATGTCTCGAATGCAAGCTACCGATCCCAAAAGGAAAGAACCCAAGACCTACCCCTAGCGCTAAGTTTAAAGAGTGCGAATGCGAGGCATCTCTAG